The uncultured Roseibium sp. DNA segment CTATGGCGGTTATGGCGGCGGCGGCTATGGCGCTTCGCGTTTCGACAACCGCGATCCGTTCCAGTCCGGCTCCTATTCGACGCCGGGCTGGCAGCGCGCGCAGCGGGCATCCCAGTCCGGTGGTGGCGGCTTCGGCGAAAGCCGGAACGATTATCGCTCCGCCCGGACCAAGCGCCAGGGGCCGCTCACCATCGAAGGCGAGCTGGTCGCCAAGTCGGTGAGCGACACGCCGTCGGAGTTTTCCCTCGGCGAGCGCGTGTTCCACATCAAGTTCGGCTATGGCGCGATCAAGTCGATTGAAGGCAACAAGCTGACCATCGATTTCGAAAAGGCCGGAGTCAAAAAGGTTATTGACAGTTTTGTCGAGCGTCATTGAATATTGTCATAAGTAACTATTATAAATGAGAAATTTGTTTTAACCTAACCTTAGGTTAGTATTTCCTTAACCTGCTCGCTTGTTAGGTTGTTCCAGGTCTGAAGCGTGTTTGTATCTCGTCGCGTTCGATTTGGAGGAGCGCATGCGAGGTACAAAAAAACACGGCCGTGTTGGAGTTCTTCAAGGGAATTTTCTTGCGATCCCGGCATTGGTTGCAATCGGGGAATTCACCCATGTTCCCTCTGCTTCTGCCACGTGCAGTTCACTCGGTGCCGGGACATATCTGACGTCCGGGTCGCAGACTTACGCGCCAAGCAGTTTCACACCTGCAAGGGTCGTCTGCGCAACCGCTCGTTCCTCGATAACAATCTTGCCCGGAACAATTTCTGCCAGCGGGAAGTATTCCTACTATACGAATTATTTTTATTCTTCCGGGAATTCGGCCGCGACGGACTCCATCGATTCCATATTGTTCGTGGGCACGACCATTGCCGGCTCGACGACGGCTAATACGCCTTTTCTTGAAATGCTGCCCCTGCCAGGGACAACGCAGCTTGCGGCAACCCGTATTAACCTGATCAATGTAGCCATAGGCGAAAACCGCTCGATCGATGTTGCTTCGGTATCGGCGTCGAACTTTCAAAATCCTTACGTCTATGTCGCCAGCGATCAGGCGCGGACCTATGACCGGTTCACGGTCTCCAATCCGAGCCTTTTCGCGGTCGGCGAATACAACATCATTGGGCAGAATCTCAGCAAGCCCACGGACTTGACCCTGTCAAACAGCAGTATCACCGGCGCCAATCTTGTTTCCGTGGCCGACGGCTCCTCTTTAAGCCTGGACGCAACGACAATCGACACCTCCATTTTCAGGCTCGATGGGACCTTGTCGGGGAATGGAACGATCAACGGAAAATCCGGCGCAGGCAGCTCCACAACTTTTCTGACGGCCGTTGGTTCTGTGCTCAGTCCGGGCAATTCCATTGGAACCCTGACGATCAACGGTGATCTGTCCTTTCAAGGAGCGACGGCGTTGATCTCCGAACTCGACCCGAATGCCGCCCAGAATGCGGATCTCCTGGAAGTAAGCGGCTCCGTCACCGGTGCCGGTAACCTTACGGTTACTCTGGAAAAGGACGCCGGCTATGTCGCCACTGGGGCGGGTGAAATCGCGGATTTCGCCGGTTCGACCTATGTGGTGCTGGACGCAGCCAGCATCGACAGCGACGGTGTGACACTTGTCGAAGGCACGTCGTTGAATGCCCATCTTGGTGCGAGCCTGGTTGCCAGTCCTTCGGCAGCCGGAAAGATGGAGGTCCGGTTCACCGACAATTCCGCCGTCGCGACACATTTGCCTTCCAAGATCCTGACGCTGTCCTCGGGCAAGAAAGTGACGTCATCCAGTCCGTGGACCAGTCTGACTTCTGCCATTTCCGCGACCCACAACGGCTCGACGGTGAATGGCGTGTCGGGCGGCAGCGGTGGCAGCGGCCAGCAACTCGCGAATGGAAACACGCTCGGCAATGCCTGGCTGTCCCTGACGAACGCGCAGCTCCTTCAGCTGAACATGGTCCATGCCGAACCCTATTCCTCCAATCTGACCGTTGCCCTGGAGCAGGTGGATCAGATCGCCTCGTCCGTTATGATCCGGATTTCCGGTGGTCACGACGTTCTGGACAGGGCGAAAACCACACGGGATTCTCAAGGCCGGGCGATCTGGATGGACAGCTCAGGCACGCTTGGTCATGTCGAAGGCCAGGACGGGCTCGGGACCTTCGGCTATTCGCTCGTCAATCTGATCGTCGGCGCGGACGTCCTTGCGTCTGATGCCGGGTCGGCTGGTGTCTTCGCAGGTTACGGTTTTCATCAGATGAGAGAGCACGACATCATCGATCAATCCTTCTCCGCTCACACCGGTTATGGCGGCGCCTACCTGACCCTGTTGCCCGGAGACTGGCGTTTGGCCTTGTCCGGCGGATATGCCTACAGCGCCAACACCGGCATGCGAGAGAACCCGGATGTCGGCCTGTTCACGGGCGGGCGCGCCGAGTCCGATTTCACGTCTCATTCGGCATTCGTGGCCGGAAAATTCGGTTACGCCACTTCGGTGGCGGAAATCCTCTCGCTTACGCCGTTCGTCTCGGCCTCCTATTCCCGAATCTGGCAAGGAGAAGCCAACGAAACGGGCGGGGGCGATTTTTCCTATGACGTCCATGGCGCGACGGCCGAGGCGATTGTCACCGGCATCGGCCTGGACTGGACGGCCGATATCTTCAATGTGAAGCGGAGCAAGGCGCAGATTGGGGGATTTCTCCGTTACGATCATGACTGGAGTGCCGCGGCCGATTCCAGCCATGACGTCACTGTCACCAGCAACTTGTTCGGAACCTTCACCCAGTCGGGTCAAAACCGCGGTCCTCACACTCTGACCGGGGGCTTCGGTGTCATGGGTGCATTTTCTGAAAGGGCGGCGTGGCGCGTCGGTCTTGCCGGCAGCATGAGCCCTCATGGGCACGAGGTCGGCGCCGGCGGTCATTTCACGTTGCAGTTCTAGCCGAAAGTGCAACGTGGCGGCTCCTGTCCTCAGAGCTCATCGCCTTTCGGCTCGATCAGCATGTGCCTTTCCTTGATGAAGGGGTAGATCTCGATCGCCTGGCGCAGGGCTTGTTGCCCGAGGTCGACCCGGCCCTGACGCATCAGGATGTGGGCCTTTCCCGAGAGGGCGCCGAAATGGCGCGGTTCCAGTTCCAGCGCCCGGTCGGCGTCTTCCAGGGCCTCATCGAGTTTGTCCTGCAGGAACAGAATGAAGGCCCGCTGGTTCCAGACTTCTGCGTAATCGGGCGCGCGTTCGATGGCGTCGTTGAGCAGCAGGCGGGCGCCCTCGAAGTCGTAACCGTCGCGCTTGCGCATGGCCTCGTCGACAAGATGGCGTGTTTCCGTATCGGGCGCCTCATCGAGCCAAAACCACCAGATGCTGTCCTCGATCAGGCGTGCTTCCGCTTCCGTTTTCGCCGACTTGAGGGCATCGAACAGGGCGTCCTTGTCGTCGGAGGCAAGGCTGGGTCCGGCTGAAGCCAGAAGGGCGAGAAAAGCGGCTGCGATGAAGCCGAGGAGGCTCGTTCGCGGCAGGGCTATTGACGATGGTTGGTGTATGAAGGCCAGTCCCGGCATTTCTTGTTCCCCCGGAAGACGAACTTTCGCAAACAGGTCACGAGGAGAATTAGGGCGCATGGAGCCGAAGGCGAGCCTTGGGAACCCTGTCGGAGCCCGAATGTTATCGGGCGGTTTGAACTGGCGATTGCCGCCGTCCCCCGTTATACCCCGGCTTCAGTTTGCAAAGCGAAGCAGCGCGAAGCGCGCGACAAGGGGTGCGTCATGAAGACGATCAGGGTCCGGATCACGGCCGCCGAGACGGAAGCCAAACGTATTGCCGATGTGCTGGAGCGGGCATTCGAGGACGATGGCAATCCGGTGTCCATCTATGAAGCGTCGGCCGACGGCAAGACGTGGTCGGCCGAAATCCTGCTGTTCGATATGGAACCGGATGAGGCGGAAGCCCTGGTGCGCGACCGGGTGGGGGCGGACGCCTTCGCCGCCCCGCTGGAAGCGGAAGAGCTGCCGGACATCAACTGGGTGGAAAAGAGCCTGGAGGGACTGGCGCCGGTCCGGGCCGGCCGCTTCGTGGTGCACGGCTCCCATGACCGGGACAAGGTGCCGCCGGTTGCCATCGGTCTTGAGATCGAGGCGGCACTGGCCTTCGGAACCGGCCATCACGGCACCACGGCCGGTTGTCTGGAGGAACTCGACCGTCTTTTGTCCATGCGCTCCTATGACTGCATTCTGGATCTGGGGACGGGAACGGGGGTGCTTGCGATCGCAGCCGCCCATCTGGCGCGTCAGCCGGTACTGGCAACGGATATCGACCCGGTTGCGACCCGGACCGCGGCGGAAAATGCCCGCCTGAATGGCGTGGGGCCGCTTGTGAAGACATTCACGGCCAATGGCATGGAAGACCGGCGTTTCGGTGAATACGGGCCGTTCGACCTGGTCATCGCGAATATTCTGGCGCGTCCTTTGATGCAGATGGCCAAATCCATCGGTGCACACTGTGCGCGGACGGCAACGCTTGTGCTGTCGGGGCTGAGGATCGAGGACGGCCCGCGGATCCTGTTCGCCTACCGCTGCCAGGGATTTCATCTGGTCCGTTCGCGCCAGAAGGATGGCTGGCTGACATTGACGTTGGTGCGCGGCCGGAAGGACGCCTGAACGGCTGGCTCTTCCGAAATCCGGACAAAAAAAGAGCGCGGTGGCTGTGCCATCGCGCTTCTTTTTGTCGTGACGCCTGAAGTCCTGCTTAGAAGACGATCGGCGAGGAGCCTTCGCGTTCCAGCTCGTTGCGGTCGAAACCGTGAGCGGCAAGCGTTGCATCGTCGAGCGACAGAAGATAGCCGTTGACGTAGCGGCGAGCCTGCTTGGAGCGGGCGTCAATCATGCGGTCAAATGCGCGGCGCATGAAACCGGTGGAGGTGGAGCGGCCTGCGCCGCTGAAGGTGGTGGTCATTGCCATGGGAGTTCTCCATGCTTCTAGTGAACGGGCGCATCCTCCAGGGGATTCGCTACCTTTGTCTTGTTGGCCTGAATATGGGCTTTGGATCCGGTATGAGGTAGATGCAATCCTGCATGTCAGTTCTGCGTTTTTCGCATATGCGAGATAAATGGTGCGCTGCAAAATCATACGGTCGGTTTTCCCGCATTCTCTCTCCTGGCAAGAAATATCCAGCTTGATCGGTTCCCGGTGAGGAATTAGCTTTCCGGCATGTTCCAGAACTTTGACGATCTCGCCGATCCCTCCTGCGGAGCGCCGCATGCGGCTCTTCTCAGGGCAGAACTCAAGCGCTGTGGCCTGGATGGCTTTCTTGTCCCGCGGGCCGATGCGCATCAGGGCGAATATGTGCCCGAATCCGACTGCAGGCTGCAGTGGCTGACCGGTTTTTCCGGCTCGGCGGGTCTTGCCGCGGTTCTGGGTGAGGAGGCGGCGATCTTCGTCGATGGACGCTACACCATCCAGGTGCGCGAGCAGGTGGATATGGGCGTCTTTCCGGCGCGCCACCTCATCAACGAACCGTTGACCGACTGGCTCGCCGGGCTGTTGAGACCGGGCCAGAAACTGGGCTTCGATCCGATGCTGCATACGGTGCGCGAGGTCCGGAAGCTGCGCGAAGTCTGCGCCGAGGCCGGGGCGGAGCTGGTTGCGCTCGACGACAACCCGCTGGATGCGGTCTGGGAACACCGGCCGGAGGCGCCGCTCGGTCAGGTCACGCTTCACCCGGAAGCGCTGGCCGGAAAATCCGCAAACGCCAAGATTAGCGAAATCCAGGCCGAGATTCTGAAGAAGAAGGCGGATGCTTGCGTTCTGACACAGCCGGATTCGATCGCCTGGCTGTTCAATATCCGCGGAGCCGATGTGCCGCATACGCCGCTGCCGCTGTCCTTCGCCACCGTGCCCGTGGATGGCCGTCCGACCCTCTATATCGATGGCCGCAAGCTGTCCAATTCGGTGCGCGACGCGCTGGACGGATTGACGGACATTGCGGAACCTTCGGGTTTCAAGATCGGACTTGCGGATCTGGGGACTGCGGGAAAGAAAGTTCTGATCGATCCGGGCCTTGCCGGTGAAGCGATCGCGACGACCATCACCAATGCGGGTGGGTCCCTGATCGAGGCGACGGACCCTGTGCTTCTGCCCAAGGCGATCAAGAACCAGACGGAAATCGCCGGGATGCGGGCTGCGCATCTGCGCGATGCGGTCGCCTATGCGCGGTTCCTGTGCTGGTTCGACGAGGTTGCGCCGACGGGACAGCTCGATGAGATCGGCGCGGCGCGGAAACTGGAGGAATTCAGGGCCGGGACCGGGGCGCTCAAGGATATTTCCTTCGATACCATTTCCGGTGCCGGTCCCAACGGTGCGATTTGCCATTACCGGGTCAGCGAAAAGAGCAACCTGCCGATCCCGGTCGGAAAGCCGTTCCTGATCGACAGCGGCGCCCAATACGAGGACGGCACGACGGATATTACCCGCACAATTGCGGTGGGGACCATGTCCGCTGAGATGAAGCGGAACAATACCCTGGTACTCAAGGGCCATATCGCCATTTCATCCGCACGCTTTCCGGAAGGGACGACAGGTGCGCAGCTCGACACGCTGGCGCGGATCGATCTGTGGAAGGCCGGTCTCGATTTCGATCACGGCACCGGGCACGGGGTCGGGTCCTACCTCTCGGTTCACGAAGGTCCGCAAAGGATCGCCAAGACCGGGACCGTGCCGCTTAAGCCGGGCATGATCCTGTCCAACGAGCCGGGCTATTACCCGGCCGGCGAATACGGCATCCGGATCGAAAACCTGGAACTTGTGACCGAAGCAGCGCCCGTCGAGGGGGGCGAGCGCAATATGCTCGGGTTCGAAACCCTGACCCTGGCGCCGATCGACACAAGGCTGGTGGATGTATCGCTCCTGACCTCCGGCGAGCGGGACTGGTTGAACGCCTATCACAAGCGGGTCTTTGAAATGGTCGGCCCTCTTCTGGACGAGGATACGCGAGCCTGGCTGGAAAGTGTGACAAAGCCCATTTAGCGGGCGTTTGCCGCTTGACGTCTGGTCGGTCTCCGGGGAACTAATATTTGAACGCTATCATTCAGGGGGTCTGATGAGGGCGATCGATCTGTTGAGAATGCCGCTCTGGACAGCAGAGCTGGCAACGGGCGCGAAGTCGTTCGTGACCAATCCTGTCATCGGCAGCCGTTGGCTGAACGAGCACGGTCTGCATGAAAAACGGCTGCAGCTGGCGGAGCGCATGGCGGATTTCCGCCGCCGTCAGATGAGGCATCTGGTCTCTCCGGAACACGCGGAGGCTTATGCGCGAGACGGCTTTGTCATCTGCCGCAATGCGCTTCCGCAGGACGCGTTCGAGCGGCTCAAGCATGAAGTCGAGGACAACGCGTTTTCCGCACAAGAGATGCTGCAAGGCCATACGGTCACCCGGTTCACGCCGATCACACGCAAGATGCTGCATGAGCTTCCGGAGTTCGGGTCGTTCGTCACCGGGCCGCTGTTCCAGGGATTGTTGCGCTATGTCGCTTCCAGCAATGCGGACCCGATCACTTTCATTCATACGGTTTTCGCTGAACCGGATCGGGGCAAGCGGGACCCGCAGACCGTATTTCATTCCGACACGTTTCAGCCGACGGCCAAGTGCTGGTATTTCCTAACCGATGTTGCGGAGGATGGCGGGCCCTTCACCTATGTGCCCGGATCCCATCGTCTGACGCCGGAACGGCTTGCCTGGGAGCGCGAGCAGGCGATCGCCGCCTGTTCCCAGAAAAGGTCCATGCACACGCTCGGCTCGTTCCGGGTCACCGACGAGGATCTGGCCCGTCTGGGGTACGGACAA contains these protein-coding regions:
- a CDS encoding autotransporter domain-containing protein, producing the protein MGTTIAGSTTANTPFLEMLPLPGTTQLAATRINLINVAIGENRSIDVASVSASNFQNPYVYVASDQARTYDRFTVSNPSLFAVGEYNIIGQNLSKPTDLTLSNSSITGANLVSVADGSSLSLDATTIDTSIFRLDGTLSGNGTINGKSGAGSSTTFLTAVGSVLSPGNSIGTLTINGDLSFQGATALISELDPNAAQNADLLEVSGSVTGAGNLTVTLEKDAGYVATGAGEIADFAGSTYVVLDAASIDSDGVTLVEGTSLNAHLGASLVASPSAAGKMEVRFTDNSAVATHLPSKILTLSSGKKVTSSSPWTSLTSAISATHNGSTVNGVSGGSGGSGQQLANGNTLGNAWLSLTNAQLLQLNMVHAEPYSSNLTVALEQVDQIASSVMIRISGGHDVLDRAKTTRDSQGRAIWMDSSGTLGHVEGQDGLGTFGYSLVNLIVGADVLASDAGSAGVFAGYGFHQMREHDIIDQSFSAHTGYGGAYLTLLPGDWRLALSGGYAYSANTGMRENPDVGLFTGGRAESDFTSHSAFVAGKFGYATSVAEILSLTPFVSASYSRIWQGEANETGGGDFSYDVHGATAEAIVTGIGLDWTADIFNVKRSKAQIGGFLRYDHDWSAAADSSHDVTVTSNLFGTFTQSGQNRGPHTLTGGFGVMGAFSERAAWRVGLAGSMSPHGHEVGAGGHFTLQF
- a CDS encoding tetratricopeptide repeat protein — encoded protein: MPGLAFIHQPSSIALPRTSLLGFIAAAFLALLASAGPSLASDDKDALFDALKSAKTEAEARLIEDSIWWFWLDEAPDTETRHLVDEAMRKRDGYDFEGARLLLNDAIERAPDYAEVWNQRAFILFLQDKLDEALEDADRALELEPRHFGALSGKAHILMRQGRVDLGQQALRQAIEIYPFIKERHMLIEPKGDEL
- a CDS encoding 50S ribosomal protein L11 methyltransferase — its product is MKTIRVRITAAETEAKRIADVLERAFEDDGNPVSIYEASADGKTWSAEILLFDMEPDEAEALVRDRVGADAFAAPLEAEELPDINWVEKSLEGLAPVRAGRFVVHGSHDRDKVPPVAIGLEIEAALAFGTGHHGTTAGCLEELDRLLSMRSYDCILDLGTGTGVLAIAAAHLARQPVLATDIDPVATRTAAENARLNGVGPLVKTFTANGMEDRRFGEYGPFDLVIANILARPLMQMAKSIGAHCARTATLVLSGLRIEDGPRILFAYRCQGFHLVRSRQKDGWLTLTLVRGRKDA
- a CDS encoding aminopeptidase P family protein, with product MFQNFDDLADPSCGAPHAALLRAELKRCGLDGFLVPRADAHQGEYVPESDCRLQWLTGFSGSAGLAAVLGEEAAIFVDGRYTIQVREQVDMGVFPARHLINEPLTDWLAGLLRPGQKLGFDPMLHTVREVRKLREVCAEAGAELVALDDNPLDAVWEHRPEAPLGQVTLHPEALAGKSANAKISEIQAEILKKKADACVLTQPDSIAWLFNIRGADVPHTPLPLSFATVPVDGRPTLYIDGRKLSNSVRDALDGLTDIAEPSGFKIGLADLGTAGKKVLIDPGLAGEAIATTITNAGGSLIEATDPVLLPKAIKNQTEIAGMRAAHLRDAVAYARFLCWFDEVAPTGQLDEIGAARKLEEFRAGTGALKDISFDTISGAGPNGAICHYRVSEKSNLPIPVGKPFLIDSGAQYEDGTTDITRTIAVGTMSAEMKRNNTLVLKGHIAISSARFPEGTTGAQLDTLARIDLWKAGLDFDHGTGHGVGSYLSVHEGPQRIAKTGTVPLKPGMILSNEPGYYPAGEYGIRIENLELVTEAAPVEGGERNMLGFETLTLAPIDTRLVDVSLLTSGERDWLNAYHKRVFEMVGPLLDEDTRAWLESVTKPI
- a CDS encoding phytanoyl-CoA dioxygenase family protein; its protein translation is MRAIDLLRMPLWTAELATGAKSFVTNPVIGSRWLNEHGLHEKRLQLAERMADFRRRQMRHLVSPEHAEAYARDGFVICRNALPQDAFERLKHEVEDNAFSAQEMLQGHTVTRFTPITRKMLHELPEFGSFVTGPLFQGLLRYVASSNADPITFIHTVFAEPDRGKRDPQTVFHSDTFQPTAKCWYFLTDVAEDGGPFTYVPGSHRLTPERLAWEREQAIAACSQKRSMHTLGSFRVTDEDLARLGYGQPVKVAVPANTLVVADTHGFHARAISTKPTVRLGIYGSLRRNPFLPWAGLDPFSLPGLRWRQAEIHDAVNNWKMRTGRFTGQPNVGDVKPLDPPRRWQ